The DNA window GCGATCGCCCTTTTCATGGCTATACTCGTCCTCTATTGGCGCATTGTCGCCCCCACCGCACCCCTCACCGGGTTTGCCACTATCCTGATCGCCATCTTCTTTCTGGGAGCCGTACAACTCGTCAGCATCGGCATTCTAGGGGAATATATCGGGCGCATCTACGAACAAGTCAAAGGCCGTCCCCTCTATACCCTAGCCGAAATTCGAGGCTGGGAAAAGGGCGATCGCCCTAGGGATGGGTGAGGGAGTAGAGCCGGTAACCTTACTTTTTAGGCAATACATGGCGAATTCCGCCTCGATGTCCCCGTGTATCGTCTTGGTAGCGAGGGATAATATGGATGGTGGCATGGCCCATTTTTTGACCTGCTGCATGGTTGACATTAATGCCTACATTAAATCCATCGGGCTGAAATTCTTGAATTAATAGCTCTTGTACTTTATTCGCCATAAACCAGCAAGCGGATTGTTCCTTAAAGGGCAATTCAAAATAATTGCCAATATGACGTTTGGGTACAATCAACACATGACCCTTACTCACGGGGTAACCGTCAAACAGGGCATAGGCGGTTGCGGATTCTGTGAGTAACCTTAAACTTTTGCGGGGATTGCAAAAAATGCAGCGATCGCTAGAATGTCTTTGATGATTATAGTGAACATACTTATAGATTTGGCAAGATTCATCACTGTACATAGACTGAAAGGGCAATTTAACCATACATTGATAGGTCGGCTTGTGATGCACATAATGTTGTCTAAAGCCTTCTCTTTTAATGTCTCGCCGAACGGCATAATAGGCTTTTCCTCCCGGTTTCAAGAGATGAGAGACTTCCATCATCACAGTGGCTTGCTCTTCAGGGAACAAGACATTAAGAACATAAAAGCAAAGAATGGTATCAAATTTATGCTGGGGATAGGCGGGAAAATAGTGAGGATCGTAGCCTTGAATCTGGAATCCTTGTTGAGATAGGAGTTTGACATCGTTACCCAACCCACAGCCAAAGTCTAGGATCTGACCTTGCAATAACTTTCTTTCTAATAAAAACCGCCCTGGAAAAGATAGGAATTGACGGTCAATGGCGGTGAAATGGCTGTATTTATTGGTTGGCTTTTTCATGAATAGGGAATGGGTGATGATTTATTGGAGATCTTACCCATTCCCCCATTCCCCATTACCAGTGCGAAGCGCTGTATGATTGAATGTCTAGGGAGACTGAATCGGGAGTATTCTGGATTTTGGCTACGGAATTACGAAGCTATGTTTTTATTGATAACCTGCAACCCCAGCACGCTGCCTATATTGGTACGGTGGCGTTAGGCTTTCTTCCTTTACCGGGAGATACGTCGCTGTGGGTTGAGGTTGCCCCAGGGATTGAAATTAATCGGATTACGGATGTGGCGCTGAAGGCGACGCGGGTTCGCCCAGCAGTCCAGTTTGTAGAACGACTCTATGGACTGTTGGAGATTCATTCAGCTAGTCAGGGGGAAACGCGGGCAGCAGGACAGGCGATTTTAGATGCTTTGGGGGTGAAAGAGCGCGATCGCCTCAAACCCCGTGTGATTTCGAGCCAAATTATCCGCAATATCGATCCCCACCAAACCCAATTGATTAACCGCAACCGTCGCGGACAGATGATTTTATCCGGGCAAACCCTCTATGTTTTGGAGGTGCAACCGGCTGCCTATGCAGCTTTGGCAGCCAATGAGTCGGAAAAGGCGGCACTGATTAATATTTTGCAAATACAAGCGGTGGGGATTTTTGGTCGTCTCTATCTGGGGGGCGAAGAACGGGATATTATTGCGGCTTCTCAAGCAGCTCTGGCGGCGATCGAGAATATTTCGGGACGGGAAAATCCTCCCCCTGATACTCAATAAGTGATATCAATAAGTGATAGAAGTAAGTGGTTATGGCGAATTCTGAACATTTAGCAG is part of the Roseofilum capinflatum BLCC-M114 genome and encodes:
- a CDS encoding HIT domain-containing protein, which encodes MKKPTNKYSHFTAIDRQFLSFPGRFLLERKLLQGQILDFGCGLGNDVKLLSQQGFQIQGYDPHYFPAYPQHKFDTILCFYVLNVLFPEEQATVMMEVSHLLKPGGKAYYAVRRDIKREGFRQHYVHHKPTYQCMVKLPFQSMYSDESCQIYKYVHYNHQRHSSDRCIFCNPRKSLRLLTESATAYALFDGYPVSKGHVLIVPKRHIGNYFELPFKEQSACWFMANKVQELLIQEFQPDGFNVGINVNHAAGQKMGHATIHIIPRYQDDTRGHRGGIRHVLPKK